A genomic region of Pseudocalidococcus azoricus BACA0444 contains the following coding sequences:
- a CDS encoding polysaccharide deacetylase family protein has translation MPRHLRFWLIGVLGFCLVLGSSLGLGWPMFSTVQSPPPLSGLVQAGQPPTATLSFLGPTQFRGKTVAQVKVPAGQKVIALTFDDGPWGTSTTEVLAILAQHEVKATFFWIGAHLQRYPEVAKQVVKAGHAVGNHTWNHTYKPVTEEIAIKEIENTSFLIAKTTKVQTRLFRPPGGILNNGLVAYATKKNYTTLMWSVDPHDSAPKGTSEDIIKRVLAQAKPGGIILLHDGGGDRQATIKALPAMITKLKAKGYSFVTIPELLRLGGGTPKPSPTPLASPVPSPTPSLAPDLPKPKPAPTTPPEPPPAEPAVTPVPQAPPTTPAVQPIPLPSPSPQP, from the coding sequence ATGCCCCGACATTTGCGGTTTTGGCTCATTGGCGTTCTCGGTTTCTGTCTAGTTTTGGGCAGTAGCCTGGGCCTGGGCTGGCCAATGTTCTCCACAGTCCAATCCCCCCCTCCCCTCTCCGGCCTAGTCCAAGCGGGTCAGCCCCCCACCGCCACCCTCTCCTTTCTGGGACCAACCCAGTTCCGGGGCAAAACTGTGGCTCAGGTTAAGGTACCAGCGGGACAAAAAGTGATTGCCTTGACCTTTGATGATGGCCCCTGGGGCACGAGTACCACGGAAGTTTTAGCCATTTTGGCCCAGCATGAGGTCAAAGCCACATTTTTCTGGATTGGGGCCCACCTCCAACGCTATCCTGAGGTCGCTAAGCAAGTGGTGAAGGCTGGTCACGCGGTTGGGAATCACACTTGGAATCACACCTACAAGCCTGTCACTGAAGAGATTGCGATTAAGGAGATTGAAAATACCTCTTTTTTAATTGCTAAAACTACAAAAGTCCAAACCCGCCTGTTTCGCCCCCCCGGTGGCATCTTAAATAATGGCCTGGTTGCCTATGCAACAAAAAAAAACTACACCACCTTGATGTGGTCTGTGGATCCCCATGATTCTGCGCCCAAAGGTACTTCCGAGGATATTATTAAGCGCGTCCTGGCCCAGGCCAAACCCGGCGGGATCATTTTGCTCCACGATGGGGGTGGGGATCGCCAGGCCACGATTAAAGCCTTGCCGGCCATGATTACTAAACTCAAGGCTAAGGGCTACAGCTTTGTCACCATTCCTGAACTCTTACGCCTAGGAGGAGGAACACCCAAGCCATCCCCCACCCCTCTGGCCAGTCCAGTTCCGAGTCCAACCCCCAGCTTAGCCCCAGACCTCCCCAAGCCCAAGCCTGCGCCCACTACGCCCCCAGAGCCTCCGCCCGCAGAACCAGCCGTCACCCCGGTGCCTCAGGCCCCACCAACGACCCCAGCCGTCCAGCCCATACCCCTACCTAGCCCTTCACCTCAGCCCTAG
- a CDS encoding peptidoglycan D,D-transpeptidase FtsI family protein, with amino-acid sequence MANSLSSTPTPSRWRLTLVVMALFLAGLGVMARLVYLQVLEGDNLRNVAWKRQRTQSPPTHARLPIQDRNGNIVAMDQQTFTLFAHPFLFKIPLAEVVDGLAPILNVQPQALTKTLQSDDSGIPVAYELSETVARQIRDLGLDGLDLNRTWERHYPQQELLSGVIGYVDREHQGQAGIEFSQNKLLQPPPSQRLLSMDGSGLWLPDLAPNDPQTLNQEQHLGLTIDSRLQRVARNALRQQMRKFNAQRGTVIVMSVQDGSLLALASEPAFNPTKYYQANPAFFRNWAVADLYEPGSTFKPINVAIALQLKAITPTTVLPDEGRIQVGGWPIQNNDFTTNGGRGALAITQILGYSSNVAMVHMMNRIRASDYYDYLKRLGLEAKMGTDLPFETPGQLKPREQFVSYPIEPATTAFGQGFSLTPLKLAQLTAAIANGGNLVTPHVISGIYRQDRQRVQKPNIPPPRQVFAPSTAQSVLAMLGEVVNSGTGKGVKIPGYRIGGKTGTAQKAINGTYTNQRITSFIGVFPLNAPRYVVLTVVDDPKGDDAYGSTVAVPVVKAVLEGLITIEGIPPSHPTEIKY; translated from the coding sequence ATGGCTAATTCTTTGTCCTCAACCCCTACCCCTTCCCGTTGGCGGTTAACCCTAGTGGTCATGGCCCTATTTTTGGCTGGTTTGGGGGTGATGGCCCGGTTAGTTTATTTACAGGTCTTGGAAGGGGATAACTTGCGTAATGTGGCCTGGAAACGCCAACGAACTCAATCGCCCCCAACCCATGCCCGTTTGCCAATTCAAGATCGCAACGGCAATATTGTGGCGATGGATCAGCAGACCTTTACTCTCTTTGCTCACCCATTTTTATTCAAAATTCCCCTAGCAGAAGTTGTGGATGGCCTGGCCCCAATCCTGAACGTTCAACCTCAGGCCTTAACCAAAACCCTTCAATCCGATGATAGTGGTATTCCGGTTGCCTATGAGCTTTCGGAAACCGTAGCCCGCCAAATTCGGGATCTAGGTTTAGATGGCCTGGATCTCAATCGGACTTGGGAGCGGCATTATCCACAGCAGGAGCTACTGTCTGGTGTGATTGGCTATGTGGATCGGGAACATCAGGGACAAGCGGGAATTGAATTTAGTCAAAATAAGCTCTTGCAACCACCTCCCAGCCAACGTCTGCTTTCGATGGACGGTTCAGGCCTATGGCTCCCTGATTTAGCCCCCAACGATCCCCAAACCCTAAACCAAGAGCAGCATTTAGGTTTAACCATAGACTCACGGTTGCAACGGGTGGCCCGCAATGCCCTGCGCCAACAAATGCGGAAGTTTAATGCCCAGCGGGGAACCGTGATTGTTATGTCCGTCCAGGATGGGAGCTTGTTAGCGTTAGCCTCGGAACCGGCTTTTAATCCCACCAAGTATTACCAGGCCAATCCCGCCTTTTTTCGGAACTGGGCAGTTGCAGACCTCTATGAGCCGGGTTCTACCTTTAAGCCGATTAATGTTGCGATTGCTTTACAACTTAAAGCCATTACCCCCACAACCGTACTCCCCGATGAAGGGCGGATTCAGGTGGGCGGCTGGCCAATTCAAAACAATGACTTTACGACCAATGGTGGGCGGGGGGCTTTAGCGATTACCCAGATCCTCGGCTACTCCAGTAATGTGGCGATGGTACACATGATGAATCGGATTCGGGCCAGTGATTACTATGATTATTTGAAACGCCTGGGCCTGGAAGCAAAAATGGGAACCGATTTACCCTTTGAAACCCCCGGCCAGCTTAAACCTCGAGAACAGTTTGTCAGCTACCCCATTGAACCCGCCACCACTGCCTTTGGCCAAGGATTTTCCCTCACCCCTCTGAAGTTAGCCCAACTCACCGCCGCCATTGCCAACGGGGGAAACTTAGTCACGCCCCATGTGATTTCGGGGATTTACCGCCAGGATCGCCAACGGGTACAAAAGCCGAATATCCCCCCCCCTCGACAAGTTTTTGCCCCTAGTACGGCCCAATCTGTTTTGGCCATGTTGGGGGAAGTAGTGAACAGTGGCACAGGAAAAGGGGTGAAGATTCCGGGCTATCGGATTGGCGGAAAGACAGGCACAGCCCAAAAAGCAATCAATGGGACTTATACGAACCAGCGGATCACCAGCTTCATCGGGGTTTTCCCCCTCAATGCCCCCCGCTATGTTGTCCTCACGGTTGTGGATGATCCCAAAGGAGATGATGCTTACGGGTCAACGGTGGCAGTGCCGGTGGTTAAGGCAGTTTTAGAGGGGTTGATCACCATTGAAGGCATCCCCCCCAGCCATCCTACGGAGATTAAATATTAA
- a CDS encoding DUF2339 domain-containing protein has translation MMDQTELEVRITELEAQVARHQSQIQELQNLINLRKTAANPAKPATPEPETTLPISPPTRISTRPPKSPLPKPVSKSGGDWLQNWEFWLNRFGIGLLLLGIVFLFKYALDQGWLTEYLLVGIGFLIGAGLLGLGWRLRPQRRALSQILAGGGLATFYITSFAAFQVLKVFSYPVAFGIMLAVTVAAFWLSLGEQQAVFSVLGATGGLATPFLLYQDSGSVIGLSIYTVLILAGSLAVYHRQAWKSLYSTTFFLGSLVFLIAIFGASRVGDDGNLDLEKAVVQLGVLALTLGYGVVPLAVSNLPKPGPFLEIIAVINPFIGLGLTAGLWNWSEGIAGWVALGLAIIYGLAGRWGRLGLAWRGTLWLTAALLTVTAILLHLVVREIVFIPLTGEAMLLLWLGRKYQSLPLTILGHIFWGILGAALLGRLLILPAQAPPFFNQHALVDQIILAAALGVAWQLPKSGRWPYGVVTYGGLLILIQRELSGIAPGLVTVCWGLCGIGLLVLGLRRDSHLARIIALLTLGLTILKLFFFDLIGVEAIWRVLLFMGFGVMFLLLSYYFRSLWRPIPPSGDQ, from the coding sequence ATGATGGATCAAACCGAGCTAGAGGTACGCATCACTGAGTTAGAGGCCCAAGTTGCGCGTCACCAAAGCCAAATTCAGGAACTCCAAAACCTCATAAATCTTCGTAAAACTGCTGCTAATCCGGCCAAACCTGCAACACCTGAGCCTGAGACAACGCTACCAATTTCCCCCCCAACACGAATCAGCACCCGGCCCCCCAAAAGCCCCTTACCTAAACCGGTCTCTAAATCGGGAGGAGACTGGCTGCAAAACTGGGAATTTTGGTTGAATCGGTTTGGAATTGGTCTGTTACTGTTGGGGATCGTTTTTCTATTCAAATATGCCCTGGATCAAGGCTGGCTGACGGAATATTTGCTAGTGGGGATTGGCTTTCTGATTGGGGCAGGACTTTTGGGACTGGGTTGGCGACTACGACCCCAGCGGCGCGCCTTGAGTCAAATTCTGGCTGGGGGTGGATTGGCCACGTTTTACATCACCAGTTTTGCGGCATTTCAGGTCCTCAAGGTGTTTTCCTATCCCGTAGCCTTTGGAATCATGTTGGCAGTGACAGTTGCAGCTTTTTGGCTCTCTCTGGGGGAACAACAGGCAGTTTTTTCCGTACTCGGAGCCACTGGGGGCCTGGCCACACCCTTTCTGCTCTACCAGGACAGTGGCAGTGTTATCGGCCTCAGCATTTATACGGTGCTAATTTTGGCGGGAAGTTTAGCTGTTTATCATCGCCAGGCCTGGAAGTCACTCTACAGTACGACCTTTTTCCTCGGTAGCCTGGTGTTTTTGATCGCCATTTTTGGGGCCTCTCGAGTCGGAGATGACGGGAATCTGGATTTGGAAAAGGCCGTTGTTCAGTTGGGAGTTTTGGCACTGACCTTGGGCTATGGCGTAGTGCCTCTCGCCGTCTCAAATTTGCCCAAACCCGGCCCCTTTCTGGAAATTATTGCCGTAATTAATCCCTTTATTGGCCTGGGGTTAACCGCTGGGCTGTGGAATTGGTCGGAGGGGATCGCTGGCTGGGTTGCCTTAGGGTTGGCAATAATCTATGGCCTGGCGGGGCGATGGGGCCGATTGGGCTTGGCCTGGCGCGGTACCCTCTGGCTGACGGCGGCTTTGTTGACCGTAACGGCAATTTTGCTTCATCTTGTTGTCCGGGAAATTGTCTTCATTCCCCTCACGGGTGAGGCAATGCTCCTCCTCTGGTTGGGGCGGAAATATCAATCATTGCCACTGACAATTCTGGGGCATATTTTCTGGGGAATTTTAGGAGCGGCTTTGTTGGGGCGATTGTTGATCTTGCCAGCCCAGGCCCCACCATTCTTCAATCAGCACGCTCTGGTGGATCAAATCATCCTGGCTGCTGCATTGGGAGTCGCTTGGCAGTTACCAAAATCTGGACGTTGGCCCTATGGGGTCGTGACCTATGGTGGACTCTTAATCTTGATTCAGCGAGAGTTATCCGGCATTGCTCCAGGCCTGGTCACGGTTTGTTGGGGACTCTGTGGGATTGGCTTACTCGTTTTGGGCCTGCGCCGAGATAGTCATCTAGCCCGAATTATTGCCCTGCTCACCCTTGGCTTAACAATCCTGAAGCTATTTTTCTTTGATTTAATTGGCGTTGAAGCCATTTGGCGGGTGCTGCTCTTTATGGGCTTTGGGGTTATGTTTTTGCTCTTAAGTTATTATTTTCGCAGTCTTTGGCGACCAATACCTCCCTCAGGGGATCAGTGA
- the psaC gene encoding photosystem I iron-sulfur center protein PsaC: protein MAHTVKIYDTCIGCTQCVRACPTDVLEMVPWDGCKAGQIASSPRTEDCVGCKRCETACPTDFLSIRVYLGAETTRSMGLAY, encoded by the coding sequence ATGGCTCATACCGTGAAGATTTATGACACCTGCATTGGCTGTACCCAGTGTGTACGGGCCTGTCCCACCGATGTTTTGGAAATGGTTCCGTGGGATGGTTGCAAAGCAGGACAAATTGCCTCTTCCCCTCGGACAGAAGACTGTGTTGGCTGCAAACGTTGTGAAACCGCTTGTCCGACTGATTTCTTAAGTATCCGGGTTTACTTAGGTGCAGAAACCACTCGCAGTATGGGCCTGGCCTACTAG
- a CDS encoding NUDIX hydrolase — MTPPIPEPAEIIQPQFFCRSRKFSFAVNRYRLPNGVVADLGYIAHPGGAVAVPVTNTGEFVLVRQYRFAAQGRLLEFPAGTLEPNEPADVTIKRELEEETGYRALAWTTLGQFYVAPGYSDEIIYAFLAQNLEKLTTPPPQDEDEDIEVVLMSPVALETAIYGGEIADAKTISAYFLARQHNLL; from the coding sequence ATGACCCCACCCATCCCCGAACCCGCTGAAATCATCCAACCCCAGTTTTTCTGCCGCTCGCGTAAGTTTTCCTTTGCCGTGAATCGCTATCGTTTACCCAATGGGGTTGTGGCAGACCTGGGTTATATCGCCCATCCAGGGGGAGCAGTGGCCGTTCCGGTGACGAATACAGGAGAGTTTGTCCTTGTCCGGCAGTATCGCTTTGCAGCCCAAGGCCGGCTGTTGGAATTTCCAGCCGGAACCCTTGAACCCAATGAACCTGCGGATGTGACCATTAAACGGGAGCTAGAGGAAGAAACCGGGTACAGAGCCTTGGCCTGGACAACCCTAGGACAGTTTTATGTCGCTCCCGGATATTCCGATGAAATTATTTACGCGTTCTTGGCCCAAAACCTGGAAAAACTAACCACTCCCCCCCCTCAGGATGAAGACGAAGACATTGAAGTGGTGTTGATGTCCCCGGTGGCCTTGGAAACTGCCATTTATGGTGGGGAAATTGCCGATGCTAAAACCATTAGTGCCTATTTCTTGGCCCGTCAGCATAATTTACTGTGA
- a CDS encoding translocation/assembly module TamB domain-containing protein, translated as MSNSSQPGENNSPNLRRRSRLVAWRRPIFVGLGLTVATLGGLGWRAWIYINTELSPQIAHRVASILQRPVELGAVERVSLTSIRFGPSAIPAQAGTEAETKGGDRDNATVAGIEVGFNIWEVFISRNLNLDLTLERPLLQVFQEADGRWIDTEIAPIETPKLFRTQTITVRVTDAQAIVIPYQQAPIHISQIGGAIHATQLEADPKINLSLNGNLANQGQWRLRGNWDHANQQGEANLQATDIVLTDFNSFLPPRFRIQQGQLSANLATSLPLPENAWPKVNGWMRVKGLAVKGKNLPQDLKNLDGDLQFQGQTLTVKSLSGRVGRINWQAQGTVNPQAGLNLQAQVAPLDLGQTAQDWQFKLPVAVRGRVAIPKIQIRGSLNNPQIRGELRNQGPIQVDQVGIRQIQAPFQANLQQFQVRNLQIIPQAGGELRGDATLQANGQLQASLRLNQVPADDLFQAYGGPSQIELGSVSARLTATGTLANFNSLQAKLDFQAPEATYPTYGTAFITPQGAVMPILATQLLGGVVTGRGQIRDNRWQLALNSQGIPIRPFFPDFAGTLRGEVELAGQLDALTPQKTQVIAALEVLDSPLGNRATANLAWDGQRIRVNQATAAGINAQGMINAQIQPQLKLTGLDLQIAGRNLGLGELANLGLVQQQLQGLPLAFSLAGQANIQGRLTGTLENLQLQANLGTHNLAVNQIKLAPQLSGHLVYQTQSGLRFTLAGGTDRLDLNLAPNFWPNSFLIQRGQARATGQRQGQTLKVNLAEFPLELLNIHLLPHPRPSLISGRVAGKFALNLHDYSLVGQVNVARPGLANWRGDQLTANLNYSNGTARLQQGQLRKGNSLYTLQAQISQLWQQPELRGQLSVTNGELADLVDLNNLLGLGHLTPPTFATAVAVQPAPVGDIQAPLLVQIRRLTEIQTLQAQAAATPPPPLPQLSELKGQFNAQLNLTASAAKGVNLGFAVEGNDWQWGQYPINRFTTSGRLVNQDILLENLELQSQGGIITARGQLGVNSNSASLRIQNFPITTLRSLVAFPNLDLTGNLNATATLAGSHRQPQVRGQLTLDQAQLNETPITAAAMTFNYSQGRANFNGQAQIDSPEPMIISGSIPYRLPFVTANPGGDEEINVTVKVKDAGLGFINALTDQVNWGGGRGEVNVLVRGTLAQPIVRGQINLEDATFTSPALKGPLTNVTGEIRFNDDRLRVVGLQGLFNAGQIQLSGSLPLVRPFAGTDTDRANPLTLELRKIQVRAADIFAGEVSGDLIVTDTLRSPDIGGVLQLSQGQFYLTDALASGNGATNLQANLPPGFDPVVFNDLQLQLGENFQILRSPVLNFIGQGELTLSGPINNLQPQGQIQLVQGRLNLFTSLFRLTPGQPNLVTFNPGDGLDPSLDLNLQTTVQEVSNPGTLNFGQLGGNNVTTLGSLTPVRIRAQISGRASQLATNFRGVVQLSSTPGRSDTEILSLLGGGFNPNNQAANQLALVNIASAAVLNNIQANIDDFLSNRTTFRLFPALVPPSNNRDSRNNSAVLALGAEVGYQVTDNVTISAVQLLTVPQDPTRLNVGYQLTDRIRLSTQIGLDGNSVGLIEFRTRF; from the coding sequence ATGTCTAATTCTTCTCAACCGGGTGAAAATAATTCCCCGAACCTCAGGCGGCGATCCAGACTTGTGGCCTGGCGGCGGCCAATTTTTGTGGGCCTAGGGTTAACGGTAGCCACACTGGGGGGATTGGGTTGGCGGGCCTGGATTTATATCAATACTGAACTCTCGCCCCAAATTGCACATCGGGTAGCATCCATTTTGCAGCGGCCGGTAGAACTCGGGGCTGTGGAGCGGGTGAGTTTAACCAGTATTCGTTTTGGCCCCTCAGCAATTCCGGCCCAAGCTGGCACAGAGGCGGAAACAAAGGGCGGCGATCGAGATAATGCCACGGTGGCAGGGATTGAAGTTGGTTTTAATATCTGGGAAGTTTTTATCAGCCGCAACCTAAACCTTGACTTGACTCTGGAACGGCCTCTCCTACAAGTGTTCCAAGAAGCCGATGGCCGTTGGATTGATACCGAAATTGCCCCCATTGAAACCCCCAAGCTCTTTCGGACTCAAACCATTACAGTCCGGGTAACAGATGCCCAGGCCATTGTGATTCCCTATCAACAAGCTCCCATTCACATCAGCCAAATTGGCGGGGCCATCCACGCTACCCAACTGGAGGCAGATCCCAAAATTAACCTGTCCCTGAACGGTAATTTAGCTAACCAAGGACAATGGCGACTCCGGGGCAACTGGGATCACGCTAATCAGCAGGGGGAGGCAAATCTCCAGGCCACAGATATTGTGCTGACGGACTTTAATTCCTTTCTGCCCCCCAGGTTTCGGATTCAACAGGGACAGTTAAGTGCCAATCTCGCCACTAGTCTTCCTCTGCCGGAAAATGCTTGGCCGAAGGTGAATGGCTGGATGCGGGTGAAGGGCTTGGCCGTCAAGGGAAAAAATCTCCCTCAAGACCTCAAAAACCTGGATGGAGATCTGCAGTTCCAAGGGCAAACCCTGACTGTTAAGAGCCTCAGTGGTAGAGTCGGGCGGATCAATTGGCAAGCTCAGGGAACAGTCAACCCCCAGGCCGGTTTGAATCTCCAGGCCCAGGTGGCCCCCTTAGATTTAGGGCAAACGGCCCAAGATTGGCAGTTCAAGTTACCAGTGGCAGTGCGTGGCCGGGTGGCGATTCCCAAAATTCAGATTAGGGGTTCTCTAAATAATCCCCAAATTCGCGGTGAACTTCGCAACCAAGGCCCAATTCAGGTTGATCAAGTCGGGATCCGACAAATCCAGGCCCCCTTTCAGGCTAATTTGCAGCAATTTCAAGTCCGTAATTTGCAGATTATCCCCCAAGCTGGCGGTGAATTACGGGGCGATGCCACGCTCCAAGCCAATGGCCAACTCCAAGCTAGTCTTCGTCTCAATCAAGTTCCCGCTGATGACCTGTTCCAGGCCTATGGTGGGCCATCCCAAATTGAACTGGGGTCAGTGTCGGCCCGATTAACGGCAACTGGAACCTTGGCGAATTTCAACTCCCTCCAGGCCAAGCTCGATTTCCAAGCTCCCGAAGCCACCTATCCCACCTATGGCACCGCCTTTATTACCCCCCAAGGTGCGGTCATGCCAATTTTGGCCACTCAACTCCTGGGCGGAGTTGTCACAGGTCGGGGCCAGATTCGAGATAATCGCTGGCAGTTAGCCCTCAATAGCCAGGGCATTCCCATCCGGCCCTTTTTCCCAGATTTTGCTGGCACTCTTCGGGGTGAGGTGGAATTGGCCGGGCAGTTGGATGCGCTCACCCCCCAAAAGACCCAAGTCATCGCTGCCCTAGAGGTTCTCGATAGTCCCTTGGGAAACCGAGCTACGGCCAACTTGGCCTGGGATGGGCAACGGATTCGGGTCAACCAGGCCACCGCCGCTGGCATCAATGCCCAAGGAATGATCAACGCGCAAATTCAACCCCAACTTAAACTCACGGGCCTGGATCTGCAAATTGCCGGACGAAACCTGGGCCTGGGCGAACTAGCCAACTTGGGCCTGGTACAGCAGCAACTTCAGGGACTCCCTCTAGCCTTTTCCTTAGCAGGCCAGGCCAACATTCAAGGACGACTCACCGGCACCTTAGAGAACCTCCAACTCCAGGCCAACCTGGGTACCCATAACCTAGCTGTAAATCAAATTAAACTGGCTCCCCAACTCTCTGGACACCTGGTCTATCAGACCCAATCGGGCCTGCGCTTTACCTTGGCGGGGGGCACGGATCGGCTTGATCTAAATCTGGCCCCCAATTTTTGGCCCAATAGCTTCCTAATTCAACGGGGCCAGGCCAGGGCTACGGGACAACGCCAAGGGCAGACTCTCAAGGTCAACCTAGCCGAATTTCCCCTCGAACTCCTGAACATTCATCTCCTCCCACACCCCCGGCCCAGCTTGATTTCGGGGCGGGTCGCCGGAAAATTTGCCCTTAATCTGCACGATTACAGCCTAGTCGGACAAGTGAATGTCGCCCGGCCTGGCCTGGCCAACTGGCGGGGGGATCAACTCACCGCGAATCTGAATTACAGCAATGGCACGGCCCGGCTTCAACAGGGGCAACTGCGGAAAGGCAATAGTCTCTACACGCTCCAGGCCCAAATCAGCCAACTTTGGCAGCAACCAGAACTGAGGGGGCAACTCAGCGTCACCAATGGAGAACTCGCCGACTTAGTCGATCTCAACAACCTCCTGGGCCTGGGCCATCTCACGCCTCCCACTTTTGCCACTGCTGTCGCTGTTCAACCTGCCCCTGTAGGCGATATCCAGGCCCCCCTCTTAGTCCAAATCCGCCGCCTGACGGAAATCCAAACCCTCCAGGCCCAAGCCGCGGCCACTCCGCCGCCCCCCCTGCCGCAACTCAGTGAACTCAAAGGCCAATTTAATGCCCAACTAAACCTGACGGCCTCGGCTGCCAAGGGGGTAAATTTGGGATTTGCTGTGGAAGGAAATGATTGGCAATGGGGGCAATATCCGATTAATCGCTTTACTACCAGTGGGCGGTTAGTGAATCAAGATATTCTCCTCGAGAACCTAGAACTCCAATCCCAGGGGGGCATCATCACCGCGCGCGGACAACTGGGGGTCAACAGCAACTCCGCCAGCTTGCGGATTCAAAACTTTCCCATCACGACCCTCCGCAGCCTCGTCGCCTTTCCCAATCTCGATCTCACAGGCAATCTCAATGCCACCGCCACCCTCGCAGGTTCCCATCGGCAGCCCCAAGTGCGCGGCCAACTCACCCTCGACCAGGCCCAACTAAATGAGACCCCGATTACCGCTGCGGCCATGACCTTCAACTACAGCCAAGGCCGGGCCAACTTCAACGGACAAGCCCAAATTGATAGCCCCGAACCAATGATTATCAGCGGCAGTATTCCCTATCGGCTGCCATTTGTCACCGCTAATCCGGGGGGGGATGAGGAGATTAATGTCACCGTCAAGGTCAAAGATGCCGGCCTGGGATTCATCAACGCGCTGACGGATCAGGTGAACTGGGGTGGCGGTCGCGGTGAAGTTAATGTACTTGTCCGGGGCACCCTGGCCCAACCCATTGTCCGGGGACAAATCAATCTCGAGGATGCCACCTTCACCAGCCCTGCCCTCAAAGGGCCCTTAACCAACGTGACCGGGGAAATTCGCTTCAATGATGACCGTCTCCGGGTTGTGGGCTTACAAGGCCTGTTCAACGCTGGGCAAATTCAACTCTCTGGTTCTCTCCCCCTCGTCAGACCCTTCGCCGGTACAGACACCGATCGAGCCAATCCCCTCACCCTAGAACTCCGCAAAATTCAAGTCCGGGCCGCTGATATTTTTGCCGGGGAAGTGAGTGGCGATTTAATTGTCACAGATACTCTGCGCAGTCCCGATATTGGTGGCGTTCTCCAGCTAAGTCAGGGGCAATTCTATTTAACGGATGCCCTAGCCAGCGGGAATGGAGCCACCAACTTACAAGCTAATTTACCGCCGGGGTTTGACCCAGTTGTTTTTAATGATCTCCAACTCCAACTCGGGGAGAATTTTCAGATCCTGCGTTCCCCAGTCCTCAACTTTATTGGCCAGGGGGAATTAACCTTAAGTGGCCCGATCAACAACCTGCAACCCCAGGGCCAAATTCAACTGGTGCAAGGACGTTTGAACTTATTTACCAGCCTCTTTCGCCTGACCCCCGGCCAACCCAACCTCGTGACCTTTAATCCAGGGGATGGCCTAGACCCCTCCTTAGATTTGAACCTGCAAACCACTGTTCAAGAAGTTTCTAATCCCGGCACTCTTAATTTTGGCCAACTTGGCGGCAACAATGTCACTACCCTTGGAAGTTTAACGCCGGTGCGGATTCGGGCCCAAATTTCCGGGCGAGCGAGTCAACTGGCCACTAACTTCCGGGGGGTTGTCCAACTCTCCAGTACCCCAGGCCGCTCGGATACGGAAATTCTCTCTCTCTTGGGGGGTGGGTTTAATCCCAATAACCAGGCCGCCAATCAACTCGCCTTGGTTAATATTGCTAGTGCAGCGGTTTTAAATAATATCCAGGCCAATATTGATGACTTTTTAAGTAACCGGACTACGTTTCGCCTCTTTCCGGCCCTTGTTCCCCCTTCTAATAACCGCGACAGTCGCAATAACTCAGCCGTTTTAGCCTTAGGGGCCGAGGTGGGCTATCAAGTCACGGATAATGTCACGATCTCGGCGGTGCAACTCCTGACTGTTCCCCAGGATCCGACTCGGCTCAATGTTGGCTATCAGCTCACGGATCGGATTCGCTTGAGCACCCAAATTGGCCTGGATGGGAACTCGGTTGGCCTGATTGAGTTTCGGACTCGCTTCTAG
- a CDS encoding VOC family protein, protein METSQVDCSQFLHVAINVTDLAKASEFYGGILQLPLAPRNLNFPGLWYQIGPNQIHLIVSETVAQYHPDHRWGRNPHLALGVKDLEAIKERLRAAGYGFQTSHSGRAAIFVQDADQNIIELTQMG, encoded by the coding sequence ATGGAGACTAGCCAAGTTGATTGCAGCCAGTTTTTACACGTTGCTATTAACGTTACGGATTTAGCAAAGGCAAGTGAATTTTATGGGGGAATCTTACAACTGCCTCTTGCCCCCCGCAACCTGAATTTTCCTGGCCTCTGGTATCAAATTGGCCCAAATCAGATTCATTTAATTGTCAGTGAGACCGTAGCACAGTATCACCCAGATCATCGCTGGGGGCGGAATCCCCATTTAGCCCTGGGGGTCAAGGATTTAGAAGCCATCAAAGAGAGGTTACGGGCGGCTGGGTATGGGTTCCAGACCAGTCATTCCGGGCGGGCGGCCATTTTTGTTCAAGATGCTGATCAAAACATTATTGAACTTACGCAGATGGGGTAG